One genomic segment of Hordeum vulgare subsp. vulgare chromosome 2H, MorexV3_pseudomolecules_assembly, whole genome shotgun sequence includes these proteins:
- the LOC123427480 gene encoding dof zinc finger protein 1-like isoform X1 — MDAAHWPQGLGLVKPMEEMLMGAPSANQVQGSNPNAPAQAPSSAPGAAGAMRGAPPAMAVAVSGVGAGSTERRPRPQKEKAINCPRCNSTNTKFCYYNNYSLQQPRYFCKTCRRYWTEGGSLRNVPVGGGSRKNKRSSSSSSASASAAASATASAANSSMLGAAPNKNPKLAHEGAAHDLNLAFPHHQGGMQAQADYMAFPSLESSSMCNPGGGGMAGNGARASGALSAMELLRSTGCYMPLQMPMQMPGDYGAAGFSLGEFRAPPPPPQSQSQSLMGFSLDAHGPVGGASSAGYGSSAAMQGMQDRASRLLFAFEDLKPTASSGGAGGGESGGGSGGAADGGGHQFEQGNKEQQGNGTPVGQPDTPGFWNGMIGGGGTW; from the exons ATGGATGCAGCCCACTGGCCCCAG GGGCTAGGGCTGGTGAAGCCCATGGAGGAGATGCTGATGGGAGCACCGAGCGCCAACCAGGTGCAAGGGTCCAATCCGAATGCACCGGCGCAGGCGCCGTCGTCGGCGCCTGGGGCTGCGGGCGCCATGAGAGGTGCCCCGCCGGCCATGGCAGTGGCAGTCTCCGGAGTTGGGGCGGGTAGCACGGAGCGGCGGCCGCGGCCGCAGAAGGAGAAGGCGATCAACTGCCCGCGGTGCAACTCCACCAACACCAAGTTCTGCTACTACAATAACTACAGCCTCCAGCAGCCGCGCTACTTCTGCAAGACGTGCCGCCGGTACTGGACCGAGGGCGGCTCGCTGCGCAACGTCCCCGTCGGCGGCGGCTCCCGCAAGAACAagaggtcgtcgtcgtcgtcttccgcgTCCGCGTCGGCGGCCGCCTCGGCGACCGCGTCCGCCGCGAACTCGTCCATGCTCGGGGCGGCGCCAAACAAGAACCCGAAGCTGGCGCACGAGGGCGCCGCGCACGACCTGAACCTCGCGTTCCCGCACCACCAAGGCGGGATGCAGGCGCAGGCCGACTACATGGCGTTCCCGAGCCTGGAGAGCAGCAGCATGTGCAACCCGGGCGGCGGCGGTATGGCGGGCAATGGCGCCCGGGCCAGTGGTGCGCTCTCCGCGATGGAGCTTCTCCGGAGCACCGGCTGCTATATGCCGCTGCAGATGCCGATGCAGATGCCCGGAGACTACGGCGCCGCGGGGTTCTCGCTCGGAGagttccgcgcgccgccgccgccgccgcagtcgCAGTCCCAGAGCTTGATGGGCTTCTCTCTGGACGCGCACGGTCCGGTGGGAGGGGCTTCCTCGGCGGGGTACGGCTCCAGCGCCGCGATGCAAGGGATGCAAGATAGGGCGAGCAGGTTGCTATTCGCGTTCGAGGACTTGAAGCCGACGGCCAGCTCTGGTGGCGCCGGTGGCGGTGAGAGCGGTGGTGGGTCTGGCGGCGCCGCGGATGGCGGCGGGCATCAGTTCGAGCAAGGAAACAAGGAGCAACAAGGCAATGGCACCCCCGTTGGGCAGCCCGACACGCCGGGGTTCTGGAACGGCATGATCGGCGGCGGCGGCACCTGGTAA
- the LOC123427480 gene encoding dof zinc finger protein 1-like isoform X2, whose amino-acid sequence MEEMLMGAPSANQVQGSNPNAPAQAPSSAPGAAGAMRGAPPAMAVAVSGVGAGSTERRPRPQKEKAINCPRCNSTNTKFCYYNNYSLQQPRYFCKTCRRYWTEGGSLRNVPVGGGSRKNKRSSSSSSASASAAASATASAANSSMLGAAPNKNPKLAHEGAAHDLNLAFPHHQGGMQAQADYMAFPSLESSSMCNPGGGGMAGNGARASGALSAMELLRSTGCYMPLQMPMQMPGDYGAAGFSLGEFRAPPPPPQSQSQSLMGFSLDAHGPVGGASSAGYGSSAAMQGMQDRASRLLFAFEDLKPTASSGGAGGGESGGGSGGAADGGGHQFEQGNKEQQGNGTPVGQPDTPGFWNGMIGGGGTW is encoded by the coding sequence ATGGAGGAGATGCTGATGGGAGCACCGAGCGCCAACCAGGTGCAAGGGTCCAATCCGAATGCACCGGCGCAGGCGCCGTCGTCGGCGCCTGGGGCTGCGGGCGCCATGAGAGGTGCCCCGCCGGCCATGGCAGTGGCAGTCTCCGGAGTTGGGGCGGGTAGCACGGAGCGGCGGCCGCGGCCGCAGAAGGAGAAGGCGATCAACTGCCCGCGGTGCAACTCCACCAACACCAAGTTCTGCTACTACAATAACTACAGCCTCCAGCAGCCGCGCTACTTCTGCAAGACGTGCCGCCGGTACTGGACCGAGGGCGGCTCGCTGCGCAACGTCCCCGTCGGCGGCGGCTCCCGCAAGAACAagaggtcgtcgtcgtcgtcttccgcgTCCGCGTCGGCGGCCGCCTCGGCGACCGCGTCCGCCGCGAACTCGTCCATGCTCGGGGCGGCGCCAAACAAGAACCCGAAGCTGGCGCACGAGGGCGCCGCGCACGACCTGAACCTCGCGTTCCCGCACCACCAAGGCGGGATGCAGGCGCAGGCCGACTACATGGCGTTCCCGAGCCTGGAGAGCAGCAGCATGTGCAACCCGGGCGGCGGCGGTATGGCGGGCAATGGCGCCCGGGCCAGTGGTGCGCTCTCCGCGATGGAGCTTCTCCGGAGCACCGGCTGCTATATGCCGCTGCAGATGCCGATGCAGATGCCCGGAGACTACGGCGCCGCGGGGTTCTCGCTCGGAGagttccgcgcgccgccgccgccgccgcagtcgCAGTCCCAGAGCTTGATGGGCTTCTCTCTGGACGCGCACGGTCCGGTGGGAGGGGCTTCCTCGGCGGGGTACGGCTCCAGCGCCGCGATGCAAGGGATGCAAGATAGGGCGAGCAGGTTGCTATTCGCGTTCGAGGACTTGAAGCCGACGGCCAGCTCTGGTGGCGCCGGTGGCGGTGAGAGCGGTGGTGGGTCTGGCGGCGCCGCGGATGGCGGCGGGCATCAGTTCGAGCAAGGAAACAAGGAGCAACAAGGCAATGGCACCCCCGTTGGGCAGCCCGACACGCCGGGGTTCTGGAACGGCATGATCGGCGGCGGCGGCACCTGGTAA